One Trichormus variabilis 0441 genomic window, AGAACAGGGTAAAGCCCTATACGATACAGGCAGGTTTGCCGAAGCAGCGCAAATATTACAGCAGGTGGCGCAGGAATATCAGCAAAAGGGTGAAAATCTCAAATTAGCAGCGACTCTCAGTAACTTATCTTTAGCCTATCAGCAAATAGGTGAGTGGCAACAAGCACAGCAGGCGATTACAGACAGCTTAAATTTACTTGAGGGAAAAGAGCAGAACCCCCAAGTATTAGCCCAATCATTAGATATTCAAGGCCGTCTGCAACTGGCGATGGGTAAACCAGAGGCAGCTTTAAGCACTTGGCAGCGCACAGCCAAGATATATCAACAAACTAAAAATTTTCATGGCGAAGTGCGATCGCAAATCAATCAAGCCCAGGCATGGCGGACACAAGGCTTTTATCGTCGGGCGGTGAAAGTTTTACTAGAAGTTAGGCAAAAATTACAATCACAGCCAGACTCCCTAGAAAAAGCAGTGGGATTGCGATCGCTTGGTGATGCTCTGATGGTAGCAGGGAATTTAATGGACTCCCGCACTACCTTAGAACAGAGTCTAGAAGTTGCCAAGCGCTTGGCAATACCTGGGGAAATTGCAGCTAGTTACTTTAGTTTAGGAAACAATACCCGCGCTAAACTGCAAATATCAGAAGCGATCAACTACTATCAACAAACAGTAGCCACATCCCCCTCACCTTTAACGAAAATTCAAGCCCAAATCAACCACCTCAGCTTGCTGCTGGAGAACGAAAAATTTACGGAAGTTGCCACTCTGATTCCAGCAATACAAGCCCAAATCAACCAATTACCCCCTAGTCATGCGGCTATCTACGCCGAGATTAACTTTGCTCAAAGTCTCATGAAACTGACGAGTTCCGACAACCAAGGGCGGAATAAAAATGTTCCATCAGCACCAAGCACTCAGGATGTAGCCAAATTATTAGCAACCACTATCCAACAAGCCCGCAGTTTGGATGATAAACGGGCAGAAGCCTATGCAATGTTGAGTTTGGGGAATTTGTATGAACAAAACCAGCAATTGCCAGAAGCCAAAAGTCTGACCCAACAAGCCTTAATCTTAGCCCAGGCTAGTAACGCGTCAGACATTATCTATCGCTTGCAGTGGCAGTTGGGGCGGTTGCTATGGGCGCAAAAAGATATGTCTGGTGCGATCGCCGCTTATGATACAGCAGTAGAAAGCCTAAAATCCCTACGCAGTGACTTAGTAGCTGTCAATCAAGATGTGCAGTTTAACTTCCGTGACAGTGTAGAACCCATCTATCGGCAATCGGTGGAGTTATTGTTGTCATCCCAGCCAGAAAAAGTTAATGACAAAATTCTCGATAAAGCCCGTCAACGGATTGAAGCATTGCAATTGGCAGAATTAGATAACTTCTTTCGGGAAGCTTGCTTGCAAGGCGAAACAGTGTTACTCGATCAAGTGGTAGACCAAGATAACCCCACAGCGGCGATTCTCTACCCGATTATTTTGCCAAAACAGATTCAGGTAATCGTTAAGATTCCCCACAAACCTTTGCAACTTTACAGCACTAATGTTGAACAAAGAGAAGTTGACGAAGTTCTGAGCGAACTACGCAAAAACCTTGTTCGTCCCACAGCTAACAAAAACGTCAAAACTCAGTCGCAACAGGTTTATAACTGGCTCATCAAACCTATTGAATCAGAATTAGCAGCTAGTGGGGTAAAAACTCTCGTGTTTGTTCCCGATGGTTTATTACGCAATTTACCACTAGGCGCACTTTATGATGGACAGCAATACTTAATAGAAAAATATGCGATCGCCTTGAGTGTAGGTTTGCAACTCCTCGACCCCAAACCCCTACAACGAGGAGACCTGAGAGCATTAACGGCTGGACTCACTCAACCCCCACCAAACTACCCCAACTTTGCCCCATTACCTGCAATCAAGTCGGAAGTAGACTTAATTGCTAGCGCAGGAGTTTCCATTACGAGTTTATTCGACCAGCAATTTACCCGCGAAGCACTAGAAAAAGAAGTCAACACAGAACCATTTAACGTAGTTCATTTAGCCACACATGGCCAATTTAGTTCCCGTGCTGAAAACACCTTTATTTTGGCAGCAGATGGGCCAATTAACGTTACCCAGTTCGATACCTTGCTTCGCAGTCGAGAACAAATTCGTCCGAGTGCAGTAGAACTATTAGTTTTAAGCGCTTGTCAAACCGCAGCCGGAGATAGTCGCGCTGCTCTTGGTTTAGCAGGAGCCGCAGTCCGCGCCGGCGCACGCAGCACGGTAGCATCTCTGTGGCAAATTGATGATGAATCAACAGCTTTATTGGTTGGTGAATTCTATCGAGAACTCAAAAACAACAACATCACTAAAGCCGAAGCCCTCCGCCGCGCCCAACTAAAATTATTACAACATCCCAACTACAGCGCCCCAAGTTACTGGTCTGCCTACGTGTTAATTGGTAATTGGTTGTAATATTTAGCAAATAGAGATCAGGTTAACTATCAGGGCTGATTTAGGGAACATTAATACTAATAACATCAGAAGTTCTTGTGGTAGCAGAAAAGCTTCTGATGATTTAATTTGCTCGGAGATTAATCACTATGTTTCCTGAATTTCAGCATCAAGAATTGCAGTCTTGTTGCCAGCAGGGCGATCGCCTAATGGTAGATTTACAAAAGACACAACAGGAACTTAAAGAAACCCAGGGTAAATTATCGCTAAAAAAATCTCTCAAAGAAATAGCAGATATCAAATTTGCCTTAGACCAATCGTCTATTGTTGCTGTAACAAATCATCAAGGAATTATTGAATATGTAAATGATAAGTTTTGTCAAATATCTCAATATCAGCCAGAAGAGTTAATTGGCAAAACTCATAGAATTATCAATTCTGGGTATCACTCCCCAGAATTTTTCCAACAAATGTGGTTAACTATCAGCCAAGGAAGAGTTTGGAAAGGCGAAGTTAAAAACTTGGCGAAAGATGGCACATATTATTGGGTAGATACAACTATTGTCCCCTTGTTAGATGAGCAGGGCAAACCTCAGCAATATGTGGCTATTCGCAATGATATTACTGCTCGCAAACAAGCAGAAATAACTTTAAAACAATCCCTTAAAGAAATAGCAGATATCAAATTTGCCCTAGACCAGTCGTCTATTGTTGCTGTAACAAATCATCAAGGAATTAT contains:
- a CDS encoding CHAT domain-containing protein, with protein sequence MNKTTRVYYPDFVTGRIRKIKGKLFKFLRLALCFLLALICTVNSPVLARVVTSTDTAQVTSTISLVEQGKALYDTGRFAEAAQILQQVAQEYQQKGENLKLAATLSNLSLAYQQIGEWQQAQQAITDSLNLLEGKEQNPQVLAQSLDIQGRLQLAMGKPEAALSTWQRTAKIYQQTKNFHGEVRSQINQAQAWRTQGFYRRAVKVLLEVRQKLQSQPDSLEKAVGLRSLGDALMVAGNLMDSRTTLEQSLEVAKRLAIPGEIAASYFSLGNNTRAKLQISEAINYYQQTVATSPSPLTKIQAQINHLSLLLENEKFTEVATLIPAIQAQINQLPPSHAAIYAEINFAQSLMKLTSSDNQGRNKNVPSAPSTQDVAKLLATTIQQARSLDDKRAEAYAMLSLGNLYEQNQQLPEAKSLTQQALILAQASNASDIIYRLQWQLGRLLWAQKDMSGAIAAYDTAVESLKSLRSDLVAVNQDVQFNFRDSVEPIYRQSVELLLSSQPEKVNDKILDKARQRIEALQLAELDNFFREACLQGETVLLDQVVDQDNPTAAILYPIILPKQIQVIVKIPHKPLQLYSTNVEQREVDEVLSELRKNLVRPTANKNVKTQSQQVYNWLIKPIESELAASGVKTLVFVPDGLLRNLPLGALYDGQQYLIEKYAIALSVGLQLLDPKPLQRGDLRALTAGLTQPPPNYPNFAPLPAIKSEVDLIASAGVSITSLFDQQFTREALEKEVNTEPFNVVHLATHGQFSSRAENTFILAADGPINVTQFDTLLRSREQIRPSAVELLVLSACQTAAGDSRAALGLAGAAVRAGARSTVASLWQIDDESTALLVGEFYRELKNNNITKAEALRRAQLKLLQHPNYSAPSYWSAYVLIGNWL